The genome window CCGGTTCCACCGACCGCACGTCCCAGGTCGCCGCCGCGGCCGGCGCGAGGGTGGTGCACCGCGACACGATCCTGCCGCGCATACCGGCCGTGCCCGGCAAGGGCGAGGTGCTGTGGCGCTCCCTGCTCGTCACCGGCGGGGACATCGTCTGCTTCGTGGACGCGGACCTGAAGGAGTTCTCGTCGGACTTCGTGACCGGGATCGTGGGCCCGCTGCTCACCGACCCGGACGTGGACCTGGTGAAGGCGATGTACGACCGGCCGCTCGGCACCGAGTCGGATTCGCCCGCCTCCGGCAGGACCGCGGGACAGGGCGGCCGCGTCACGGAACTGATGGCGCGCCCCCTGCTGAACATGCACTGGCCGCAGCTCGCCGGATTCGTCCAGCCGCTCGGCGGCGAGTACGCGGCCCGCCGCTCCCTGCTGGAACGGCTCCCCTTCCCGGTCGGGTACGGCGTCGAGCTGGGCATGCTGGTGGACGCGCTGCACCTGGTGGGCCTGGACGCACTGGCCCAGGTCGACGTCGGTGTGCGCAAGCACCGCCACCAGGACGGCCAGGCGCTCGGCCGCATGGCCGCCGCGATCTACCGCACGGCCCAGCTCCGCCTGGCCCGGGGCCATCTGGTCCGCCCGGTCCTCACGCAGTTCGAACGGGTCGAGGGCCGCTTCCAGCCCCGCACGTACTCGGTGGACGTGGAGGAGAGGCCGCCGATGGCGGAGATCGCGGAGTACATGGAACGAAAGGTGGCCTGAATCATGCTCTGCCGGGCGTCCGGACGTGACGGACACGGTTCCGCATACGGCCGAACCGTACGTTTGAGCGTTTTCGGCTCGGGCTAGGTTTCGTGGCATGGCTTCCACGCAGCATGCGCACGGCGCCCGCATCCTCGTCGCATCCAACCGCGGCCCCGTCTCGTACGCGCTGGACGACTCCGGGCGGCTCACCGCCAAACGCGGCGGGGGCGGCCTGGTGTCCGGCCTGTCGGCGATCGGCCCCGACGCGGGCGCGGTCTGGGTGTGCGCAGCCCTGAACGACGGCGACCGCGAGGCGGTACGCCGCACGGGTGGCGCACTTGATCCGGCCGACACCGGCGGGCGGCGGGTCCGGATGCTCGACATCGACCCGACGGTGTTCTCCGAGGCGTACAACGGCATCGCGAACTCGGTGCTGTGGTTCGTCCACCACATGCTGTACCAGACTCCGCTGGAGCCGGTCTTCGGCAGGGAGTTCCGGCACGCGTGGTCGTCGTACGAGGCCTACAACCGCGCGTTCGCCGAGGCGCTGGCCGAGGAGGCGGCCGAGGGGG of Streptomyces cynarae contains these proteins:
- a CDS encoding glucosyl-3-phosphoglycerate synthase produces the protein MLEEVERWLSTRSWSVTDRPLHQIMAAKRASGSSVSVVLPALNEEETVGEIVSVIRHDLVRQVPLVDEIVVVDSGSTDRTSQVAAAAGARVVHRDTILPRIPAVPGKGEVLWRSLLVTGGDIVCFVDADLKEFSSDFVTGIVGPLLTDPDVDLVKAMYDRPLGTESDSPASGRTAGQGGRVTELMARPLLNMHWPQLAGFVQPLGGEYAARRSLLERLPFPVGYGVELGMLVDALHLVGLDALAQVDVGVRKHRHQDGQALGRMAAAIYRTAQLRLARGHLVRPVLTQFERVEGRFQPRTYSVDVEERPPMAEIAEYMERKVA